The Pseudomonas sp. FP2309 genomic sequence CACCTTGTGAGTCACATCCAGTGGCAGATAGGTCAGTTTGACGCCGCTCTTGAGTACGATTTCGGCCGCGATCGGATCGGCGAACAGGTTGAACTCGGCAACTGGCGTGATATTGCCGCCGTTGAAGTGCGCGCCGCCCATCACCACCACTTCCTTGATGCCCTGGGTAATTTCCGGGTCCTGGGTCAAGGCCAAGGCCAGGTTGGTCTGCGGGCCCAGCATGGCAATGGTGATGCTGTGAGGCTTGGCCGCGCGAAGGGTCTTGACCAAATAGTCCACCGCGTTGCCGTCAGCCAGGCCTTTTTTTGGCTCATGCACGGTGACGCCGGAAATACCTTCCTTGCCATGGATATTCTCGGCATAGATCGGCGTGCGCAGCAGCGGCTTGGGCGCCCCGGCGTACACCGGGATGTCCTCGCGCCCTGCCCACTCGCGGGCCAGGCGCGCGTTGCGTGAGGTTTTGTCCAGGCGCACGTTGCCGGCGACGGTGGTCAGCGCACGAATACTCAACTCTTGCGGGGACGCCATGGCGAAGAGCAAGGCCACCACATCATCAGCACCGGGGTCGGTGTCGATGATCAGGTCGATTTTCTCCGCCGCATGGGCGCTTGCAGCAGTGAGCGCGGACAAAAGCAGGACACTCCGAAACAAATTTCTCAGGGTTGGGAGACCACGTTGCATAAAACACTCCTTGTCGTTGGGGAACGCTAGAACGTCACGCCGGACACCAGCGCGATATTGCAATAAGGCTGGCACTCGCCAGTGCGCACCACAGCACGCGCCTTCTGGCTCAGTTGCTTGAACGCTTCATGATTGACCAGACGCCGCTCGCCAAGGGCGGCCTGCTCAGTCAGGGTATTCAACGCTGCCAGTGCAGGCGGCTGTTTGAGCAGGATTTCTTCGGCCAGCACATGGCTCTCCACCTGCATTTCACTGAGTACCACACGCAGTGTGCTGATGAAGTCGGGGATGCCCTGGGTCAGCGCCAGGTCGATCAGCTCGACACCCGGCGGCACCGGCAAGCCAGCGTCACCGATCACCAGGATGTCGCCATGGCCCAAGGAGGCGATGACCCGCGAGAGGGCGATATTGAGCAAAGGCGTCTTTTTCATTGGGACACAAAACCTTGAACGTCGTGCAGCGTAGGAATGGAGGGTTGCGCACCGGCACGGGTGACCGACAGCGCTGCCGCGACCTGGCCAAAACGGATCGCCTCGGCCTCGCTTTTGCCATTGGCCAGGGCTGCGGCAAAGCCACCGACAAAGGTGTCGCCAGCGGCGGTGGTGTCCACCGCCTTGACCACGGGTGCCGCAAGATGCTCAAAGCGGCCGCCATCGGCAAACAATGCGCCTTGGGCACCGAGGGTAATGATGACTTTGCCTGCACCGGCCTTGATCAGTTGCGTCGCGGCCACCTTGGCACTGTCCAGAGAATCGACCACAACGCCGCTCAATGCAGTGGCTTCGCTCTCGTTGGGAATCAAGTAATCGATCGAGGCGTACCAATCGCCCGGCAATGGAGCGCTGGCCGGCGCGGGGTTAAGGATCACGACCTTGCCCAGCTCACGACCGCGCTTGAGCGTATAACCTACGGTGTCCATCGGCACTTCAAGCTGGCAGACAATCACGTCGGCGGCCTGCAGCACTGCATCAGCACCCCGCAGTGAGGCTGGCGTCAGCTCGCCGTTGCTGCCGGCAACAATCACAATCGCGTTCTGGCTGCTGTCATCCACCACGATCAGCGCCACGCCGCTGGAGCCATCCACGGTGCCGACAGCCTGGCAATCGATACCTTCCACCCGCAACGCGTCACGCAACTCAACGCCGTAAGCGTCCGAGCCGACGCAGCCGATCATCGCCACATCCGCACCCAGTCGCGCTGACGCCACGGCCTGATTGGCACCCTTGCCACCCGGGACCGTGGAAAACGTCTGGCCGATCAAAGTTTCACCGGCACGGGGCAGCCGGCTGGCACGAGTGACCAGATCCATGTTCAAGCTGCCTACTATCACTACTTTTGCTGGCATACATCAGTACTCATCAATTCGGTTCAGCGGTATTGAGCGAATACACCGGCAACCGGTGCCGTCGACTCACGCAATACAATGCTAGGCGTCACGATGCGCTGATCGATCGGCAGTTGGGGTTTTGCAATTCGTCGCAGTAACAGTTCGGCTGCCGTCTCGCCCAGTTGCAGGATCGATTGCCCGACCGTGGTCAGCGCCGGGTAGACGTAGCGACTCATTTGAATGTCATCGAAGCCGATCACCGACAGCTCGCCGGGCACGCGGATATTACGCTCCGCCGCTGCCCGCAGCACGCCGAAGCCGATCATGTCGTTGCTGGCAAAAATCGCACTTGGCGGGTTATGCGCCAGCAATTGTACGGCCGCGGCATAACCACCGGTGCTGGTGAAGTCGCTTTCCTGGGTGCGCCCAGCCGCCACCTCCACACCGGCCTCATGCAGCGCACGGTGGTAGCCCGCCAGTCGCATTTGCGCAACGCGGGTGTGAGCCGGCCCACCAATGCAGGCGATGTCGCGATGACCCAACTCAAGCAAGTGGCGAGTCGCCAGATAAGCGCCCTCCTCGTGATCGATACGCACCAGGTCGACGTCGATGCCATCCAGCGCACGGTCGACAATCACCATGGGCGTGCGTACCGCGCTCAAGCCTGCGGCCAAACCGCTGTCGTCACCGCCCACCGACGTAACGATCAAACCGTCGACGCGCTTCTCCAATAAAACCCGTAAATAGCTGCGCTGTTTTTCGGCATTGTCATCGGAGTTACAAAGGATCACGCAATAACCATTACGCTCACAGTAATCCTCAATGCCCCGCGCCAGCTCCGCAAAATATGGGTTGAGGCTGTTGGGCACCAGCAAGCCAATGGTGGCCGTGGTCTTGGCCTTGAGCGAGCGCGCAACCGCGCTGGGTACGTAGTCGAGCTGCTTGATGGCCGCTTCGACCTTGATCCGTACCGGCTCGCTCACTGGGCGCGTCTTGTTCACCACATGGGACACCGTGGTGTAGGAAATACCTGCAAGCGCTGCCACATCCTTGATCGTTGCCATGGTTCAGCCCCGCCGACTGGCGCGTCGGCTGCGGTAAGTGTCCAGCACCACGGCAATCACGATCACAGCACCGGTGATGATGCGCTTGGTCGGTTCCGTGGCGCCAATCTGCGCGAGGCCGGCGGCCAGTACCGAAATGATCAACACACCAAAAAAGGTACTGATAACCGAACCGCGGCCGCCCATCAGGCTAGTGCCACCGATCACCACCGCGGCGATCACTTGCAGTTCCAGGCCGGAGCCCGCGTTCGGGTCTGCCGCTTCCAGGCGCGAGATCTGGAACAACGCCGCCACCCCCGCCAGCAACCCCATGAGGCTGAACACCAGAATTTTGTAGGGTTTTGGGTTGATCCCGGCCAGGCGCACGGCCTCTTCGTTGGTGCCGATACCGATCAGATAACGACCGAATACGGTACGGGTCAACACCAGTTGCGCCACGATGATCACCAGCAAGGCGATGATGAACGACGGCGATATACCAAAGGCAATCGGGTTCGACAGCCAGGCGAACGAATCGCCGATATAGGCCGTGCGCGAGCCGGTCATCTGGTACGCGACGCCGCGGGCCATCTCCAGCACACCCAAGGACACGATAAACGAGGGAATCCGCCAGGCCACGGTGATCGAACCGGTGATAGTGCCGGCCAACGCGGCGCAGCCCATGCCCAGCACCGCGGCCGGTAATACGCTCCAGCCCCAGCCGAGAATCGCTACGC encodes the following:
- a CDS encoding nucleoside hydrolase, with the translated sequence MQRGLPTLRNLFRSVLLLSALTAASAHAAEKIDLIIDTDPGADDVVALLFAMASPQELSIRALTTVAGNVRLDKTSRNARLAREWAGREDIPVYAGAPKPLLRTPIYAENIHGKEGISGVTVHEPKKGLADGNAVDYLVKTLRAAKPHSITIAMLGPQTNLALALTQDPEITQGIKEVVVMGGAHFNGGNITPVAEFNLFADPIAAEIVLKSGVKLTYLPLDVTHKVLTSEARLKQIAAINNHASKVVGDILNEYVKGDMEHYGIPGGPVHDATVVAYLLKPSLFSGREVNVVVDSREGPTFGQTIVDWYDGLKQPKNAFWVESGDAQGFFDLLTERLARLK
- the rbsD gene encoding D-ribose pyranase; this encodes MKKTPLLNIALSRVIASLGHGDILVIGDAGLPVPPGVELIDLALTQGIPDFISTLRVVLSEMQVESHVLAEEILLKQPPALAALNTLTEQAALGERRLVNHEAFKQLSQKARAVVRTGECQPYCNIALVSGVTF
- the rbsK gene encoding ribokinase, with amino-acid sequence MPAKVVIVGSLNMDLVTRASRLPRAGETLIGQTFSTVPGGKGANQAVASARLGADVAMIGCVGSDAYGVELRDALRVEGIDCQAVGTVDGSSGVALIVVDDSSQNAIVIVAGSNGELTPASLRGADAVLQAADVIVCQLEVPMDTVGYTLKRGRELGKVVILNPAPASAPLPGDWYASIDYLIPNESEATALSGVVVDSLDSAKVAATQLIKAGAGKVIITLGAQGALFADGGRFEHLAAPVVKAVDTTAAGDTFVGGFAAALANGKSEAEAIRFGQVAAALSVTRAGAQPSIPTLHDVQGFVSQ
- a CDS encoding LacI family DNA-binding transcriptional regulator; this translates as MATIKDVAALAGISYTTVSHVVNKTRPVSEPVRIKVEAAIKQLDYVPSAVARSLKAKTTATIGLLVPNSLNPYFAELARGIEDYCERNGYCVILCNSDDNAEKQRSYLRVLLEKRVDGLIVTSVGGDDSGLAAGLSAVRTPMVIVDRALDGIDVDLVRIDHEEGAYLATRHLLELGHRDIACIGGPAHTRVAQMRLAGYHRALHEAGVEVAAGRTQESDFTSTGGYAAAVQLLAHNPPSAIFASNDMIGFGVLRAAAERNIRVPGELSVIGFDDIQMSRYVYPALTTVGQSILQLGETAAELLLRRIAKPQLPIDQRIVTPSIVLRESTAPVAGVFAQYR
- a CDS encoding ABC transporter permease, with amino-acid sequence MKTTTSPGKTGGNFYGLGTYLGLAGALLAMIALFSVLSDHFLSYDTFSTLANQIPDLMVLAVGMTFILIIGGIDLSVGSVLALAASAVSVAILGWGWSVLPAAVLGMGCAALAGTITGSITVAWRIPSFIVSLGVLEMARGVAYQMTGSRTAYIGDSFAWLSNPIAFGISPSFIIALLVIIVAQLVLTRTVFGRYLIGIGTNEEAVRLAGINPKPYKILVFSLMGLLAGVAALFQISRLEAADPNAGSGLELQVIAAVVIGGTSLMGGRGSVISTFFGVLIISVLAAGLAQIGATEPTKRIITGAVIVIAVVLDTYRSRRASRRG